The nucleotide sequence TAATGTTTCATCTGCCAACTCTATATTTGAAGCCAATAACATATATTGCGATCGCGCTCGTTCAACGGAGCGGTAACTTGTTTCAATGTAGGTTTTCAAGCGCATTTCAAATTCACGTCTAAGGGCATCTACCTTACTTACGTTCAAATTAGCGGCATTTACTGAGTGACGTCGATCCGTGCTATCAAAAATTTTGTAACTGATGTTAATTCCGACCACCCAATCAGGATCAAGCAGTGCTAATGGATCGTTAAAATCAGCGTCATGACGGGCTAAGTTGTAGCTACCATAAGCGGCTACGGTAGGTTTCCAACGTGCTTCCTCTATCACTTTAGCTTGTTCAGCTTGCTTATGCTTAGCCCTTAATACGGCGAGTTGATTATGCTTAGTCATACCAGCATTTAAGAACTGTGAAACTGGTGCAAGCGTTTTGGTAATAACAAACAAGTTAGTTAAGGGTTTAACAGGTTCATTACTGCGTAATAAACGTTGTAGTGTCAGCCCCGCAATCTCAAAATCAGCTTGTGCCTGCTCTAAACTCCTGTTCGCCTCATCAAAAGCAACTTGTGCATGAAGGCGCTCAACCTTGGATAATATTCCCGTGCTTTCAAAGCGTTTAGCCAAGTGTAAATGGCGTTTAACGTCATCACGTACATCTTTGTTGATCATTAATATTTGCTTTGCTAACAGATGGCTGAAATATATCGTTGCCAATAATTTCTCTTGTTGAGCAAAAATACCGTCCTGCTGCGCTTTTGACTCGTTTACGCTAGCGGATGCGGCAATACGCGCGGCTGTTATACGACCACCTGTATATAATTCCCATACAGAAGTGATTGATGCTTTGGGATTAGTGCCTTTAAAGTCTAAAGCAATTTTACTTGGGATGACTTGCTCTGAGCCAGCGACAAACTGTCCGGCAACTTGCTGTAATGGTTCAATATTTAGCTCTCGCTGCAAACTATAAGACTGATAACCTGCGTTAATGCTTAGGGTCGGAAAACCGAGTTGAGCAAGTGATGCTTGAATGTTTTGCTTACTGGCAAGGTCAAACTCTGTTGCCTGAATGGCGTCTGACTGCTGAATAAGACGTGTTTTTGCTTCTACATAGGTAATAGAGGTATCGGCAAATGCACATGGCATGAGCATTAAATTGGTATAAAAGACAATGCTAAGTGGATAAAGCGCATTAAACTTATGACGAGCACAACGCCATTTTATTAAACTCATTTTTGATAATCCCGACTCAAGCATGGCATTTAATATGCCTTACTGCGCCTGGCTGAGCTATTCGGAATTTCCCTCATGAGAATGTGGCTAGTACTTAATCGACACGCCTAAAACCATCCATTATGCTTAAAAAATGATATCCACCGTATTTTATAAGTGATTGATTTTACTTAAACATAAAACACTAATCATCCTGACTTCAGGTTAATTAATATTTAAACAACGGGTAAGGTAAAGTAAAACACAGAACCGGCAGAAGCATTTTTTGCATAATGTATAGAGCCACCATGGTCTTCAATAATGCTTTTAGAAATAGATAATCCTATGCCCATTCCATTTTGTTTAGTTGATGCAAAAGCAGTGAAAAGTTTCTCTGTCATGTTGATATCTAATCCACAACCGCTGTCAACGACTGAGATTGTTATATTTTCACTATCGTTAAAGTCA is from Colwellia sp. Arc7-635 and encodes:
- a CDS encoding TolC family protein, whose protein sequence is MSLIKWRCARHKFNALYPLSIVFYTNLMLMPCAFADTSITYVEAKTRLIQQSDAIQATEFDLASKQNIQASLAQLGFPTLSINAGYQSYSLQRELNIEPLQQVAGQFVAGSEQVIPSKIALDFKGTNPKASITSVWELYTGGRITAARIAASASVNESKAQQDGIFAQQEKLLATIYFSHLLAKQILMINKDVRDDVKRHLHLAKRFESTGILSKVERLHAQVAFDEANRSLEQAQADFEIAGLTLQRLLRSNEPVKPLTNLFVITKTLAPVSQFLNAGMTKHNQLAVLRAKHKQAEQAKVIEEARWKPTVAAYGSYNLARHDADFNDPLALLDPDWVVGINISYKIFDSTDRRHSVNAANLNVSKVDALRREFEMRLKTYIETSYRSVERARSQYMLLASNIELADETLTLRERLFSEGLGTSLDVIDALLSVAKVKTQQSAAAYDFVLSLVDLLEGSGQLQNFSRYINQADVSLAIEEKTL